CGACACGATCGACCAGGACTTCGCCCTCGGGCGCCAGCGCTTCCTGGCGGAGCAGGGCTACTCGTACGAGATCCTCGACGCCGCCGACCTGTAGGGCGAGGCGACCTCGGGCGCATCCGTACCCCGAACGCCTGGCGTCCAGGATTCGATCAGGATACGGTCAGAGACTGTGGCCATGACCGACCAGTCCCCCAAGATCCTCGTCGTCGACGACGAGCCCCACATCCGCGACCTGCTCACCACGAGCCTGCGCTTCAGCGGATTCGACGTGCGCTCCGTCGGCGCCGGCGCCGCAGCCATCTCCGCGGTGCTGGAGGAGGAGCCCGACCTCATCCTGCTCGACGTCATGCTGCCCGACATCAACGGGTTCGGGGTCACGAAGCGCCTGCGCGCCTCGGGCTTCACGTCGCCCATCCTCTTCCTCACGGCGAAGGACGACACCGACGACAAGGTCACGGGCCTCACGGTCGGCGGCGACGACTACGTCACGAAGCCGTTCTCGCTCGACGAGATCATCGCCCGCATCAAGGCCATCCTGCGCCGCACGCGCGCCGAGGACGACGACGCGACGCTGCGCATCGGCGAGGTCGTCATGAACCAGGACACGCACGAGGTCACGGTCGGCGACGAGGAGATCGAGCTCTCCCCCACCGAGTTCAAGCTGCTGCGCTACCTCATGCTCAACCCCAACCGCGTGCTGTCGAAGACCCAGATCCTCGACCACGTCTGGGAGTACGACTTCAACGGCGACGTGGGCATCGTCGAGTCGTACATCTCGTACCTGCGCCGCAAGGTCGACGGGCACACGAGCGAGCCGATGATCATCACGAAGCGCGGCTTCGGGTACATGCTCAAGGCCCCGAAGTCCGCGTAGACGCGTGCGTTCGCTGCGCGCGCGGCTGGGCAGCGTCTCGCTGGCAGCCAGGATCACCGTCCTGATCGTCGTCGTCATGACGATCGGACTGCTCATCGCCGGCGTCGGCACCATGACGGTCGTGCGGCAGTCGCTGCTCGACGGCACCGACCGCGACCTGCAGTACGCCCTCGCGACGTACGACGACCTCGAGGTCAGCGGGCTCGACCTGCGATCCGGCGAGTGCCAGCTCGACGGGATCCCCGCCACGTACTACCTCGCGGTGCTCGACGCCAACGGCGAGGTGCTGTGCCGCACGAGCCCGGGCGGCGAGCTCGCGCCCGGGCTGCCCCGGCTCGAGGGCGTGACGCTCGCCTACGTCGCGAGCACGACCGAGCCGTTCAGCGCGCCCTCGCACAACGGCGAGAGCAGCTGGCGCGTCGACGTGCTTCCCGTGCTCAGCGACGACGAGGGGCGCCTCGCGACGCTCGTCGTCGCGGTCGGCCTCGACCGCGTCGAGAACACGTGGCGCGGCTTCGTCATCGTCTTCGCGGGCTTCGCGCTGCTCGCCATCCTGCTCGGCGCCGCCTTCACGCGCGTGCTCGTCGACACCGCGCTGCGCCAGCTGCGCACGGTCGCCCAGGTCGCCGAGCGGTTCGCCGACGGCGACTACGAGACGCGCCTCGACGCCGGCGACCCCCGCACGGAGGTCGGCAGCCTGCGCCAGTCGCTCAACGGCATGCTGTCGCGCGTCGAGACGGCGCTCGAGGAGCGCGACGAGTCGGTCACGCAGATGCGCCAGTTCGTCGGCGACGCGAGCCACGAGCTGCGCACGCCGCTCGTCTCGGTGCGCGGCTATGCCGAGCTGTACCGCATGGGCGCCATCCAGCGGCCCGAGGACGTGGCGAGCGCCATGGATCGCATCGAGCGCGAGGCGAAGCGCATGGGCTCGCTCGTCGAGGACCTGCTGACGCTCGCACGCCTCGACGAGCGGCGCCCGCTGCAGCTGAAGCCGCTCGACCTCGTGCCGCTCGTCAACGACGCCGTCAACGACGCCCGCGTCTCGGCGCAGGACCGCACGTTCCAGACCCTCGCGATCGACCCCGACGCGCAGACGGCCGTCGACCCGTCCGCAGCCCCCGCGGAGCTCTTCGCCCCACCGCCCGTCGCGCCGCCCGCCGTCGTGCTCGCCGACGAGAACTCGATGCGCCAGGTCATCGCCAACATCGTCGGCAACGCGCTGCGCTACACCGACGAGGGCTCGCCCATCGAGCTCGGTGTCGGCGTCTCGTGGCGCCGCCGCGAGGCGATCGTGCACGTCATCGACCACGGCGAGGGCGTGCCGCCGTCGCTGCGCCGCAAGATCTTCCAGCGCTTCTACCGCGCCGACAAGTCTCGGGCCCGCGACACGGGCGGCTCGGGCCTCGGCCTCGCGATCGTGCAGGGCATCGTCGCGGCCCACGGCGGCCGCATCGACGTCATCGAGACGCCGGGCGGCGGCGCGACGTTCCGCATCGCCATTCCGCTCGCCGACGACCACGCGCTCCTGGAGCTGACGGAGCGCATCCGTCCCGACCAACCCGTGTCGACCACGACTCCTCCACAGCGGCAGCGTCGCGACCGCGGCGCCTCCACCCCCGACGCCTAGCCTCGCCACACCCCGGCTCGACCGGGACAGCGAGGAGGACCGATGAGCAGGTACGTCGTCGACAGCGACGCCATCGACAGCGCACGGGCGGCGGCGCACGCCACCGTCGGGCGCATCCAGACCGACGTCGCGGCGCTGCTGGGGCAGCTGCAGGCGCTCGAGGGATCGTGGACGGGCGGCGCGTCCGTCGCCTTCCAGGGCGTCGTCGTCACCTGGCGCGGCACGCAGATGAACGTCGAGGAGTCGCTGCGGCAGATCACGATCGCGCTGCAGCAGGCCGGTCGGCAGTACGCCGACGTCGAGTCGGCGAACACGAGGCTGTTCGCCGCGTGAGACCTCCGGCGCGCGCGGCGCGCACAGGAGGGAGCGGCCGCCGCAGCCGGACATGCGGGAAGGGCCCCGAGCGGATGCTCGGGGCCCTTCCTCTGTGGACGCCTGGGTCTCGTGACGCGTGCTCGCTTCGCTCGCGCGCTCCTCGACCCTGAGTCCTCCGCGCGGAGATCGCTTCGCGATCTCAGCGCTCCGGACTCAGAAGTCCATGCCACCCGTGGGGTCGCCAGCGGGCATCGGGTTCTTCTCGGGCTTGTCCGCCACGACCGCCTCGGTCGTGAGGAACAGGCCGGCGATCGACGAGGCGTTCTGCAGCGCCGAGCGCGTGACCTTCACGGGGTCGGCGATGCCGGCCGCGAGCATGTCGACGTACTCGCCGGTCGCGGCGTTGAGGCCCCAACCGGGCTCGAGCGAGCGCACCTTCTCGGCCACGACGCCCGGCTCGAGGCCGGCGTTGAGGGCGATCTGCTTCAGCGGAGCGTCGATCGCGACGCGCACGATGTTCGCACCCGTCGCCTCGTCGCCCTGCAGCTCGAGCGTCTCGAACGCGGCCTTGCCGGCCTGGATGAGCGCGACGCCACCACCGGCGACGATGCCCTCCTCGACGGCAGCCTTGGCGTTGCGCACGGCGTCCTCGATGCGGTGCTTGCGCTCCTTGAGCTCGACCTCGGTCGCGGCGCCGGCCTTGATGACGGCGACGCCACCGGCGAGCTTCGCCAGGCGCTCCTGCAGCTTCTCGCGGTCGTAGTCCGAGTCGGTCGCCTCGATCTCCGAGCGGATCTGGCGCACGCGGCCGGCGATGGCCTCGGCGTCGCCGGCACCCTCGACGATCGTGGTCTCGTCCTTCGTGATGACGACCTTGCGGGCACGGCCGAGCTGCGCGAGCTGCACGCCCTCGAGCTTGAGGCCGAGCTCCTCGGAGATGACCTCGCCGCCCGTGAGGATGGCGATGTCGGCCAGCTGCGCCTTGCGGCGGTCGCCGAAGCCGGGAGCCTTGACGGCGACCGACTTGAAGATGCCGCGGATCTTGTTCACGACGAGCGTCGCGAGCGCCTCGCCGTCGACGTCCTCGGCGATGATGACGAGCTGCTTGCCCGCCTGGATCACCTGGTCGACGATCGGGAGCAGGTCCTTGATCGCCGAGATCTTCTGGTTGGCGATGAGGACGTACGCGTCCTCGAACACCGTCTCCTGGCGGTCGGGGTCCGTCACGAAGTACTGCGACAGGAAGCCCTTGTCGAAGCGCATGCCCTCGGTGAGCTCGAGCTCGGTGCCGTAGGTGTTCGACTCCTCGACGGTGACGACGCCCTCCTTGCCGACCTTGTCGATCGCCTCGGCGATCAGACGGCCGATCTCGGGGTCCGCGGCCGAGATGGATGCCGTGGCGGCGATCTCGTCGGTCGTCTCGATCTCCTTGGCGTGGTTCACGAGCTGCTCGGAGACCGCTGCGGTTGCCTTCTCGATGCCGCGCTTGAGGCTGATGGGGTCGGCGCCTGCCGCCACGTTGCGGAGACCCTCGCGCACGAGCGCCTGGGCGAGCACCGTCGCGGTCGTCGTGCCGTCGCCGGCGACGTCGTCGGTCTTCTTCGCGACCTCCTTGACGAGCTCCGCGCCGATCTTCTCGAACGGGTCGTCGAGCTCGATCTCCTTCGCGATCGACACACCGTCGTTCGTGATGGTGGGGGCGCCCCACTTCTTCTCGAGCACGACGTTGCGGCCACGGGGACCG
The sequence above is a segment of the Agrococcus jejuensis genome. Coding sequences within it:
- a CDS encoding response regulator transcription factor, which encodes MTDQSPKILVVDDEPHIRDLLTTSLRFSGFDVRSVGAGAAAISAVLEEEPDLILLDVMLPDINGFGVTKRLRASGFTSPILFLTAKDDTDDKVTGLTVGGDDYVTKPFSLDEIIARIKAILRRTRAEDDDATLRIGEVVMNQDTHEVTVGDEEIELSPTEFKLLRYLMLNPNRVLSKTQILDHVWEYDFNGDVGIVESYISYLRRKVDGHTSEPMIITKRGFGYMLKAPKSA
- a CDS encoding sensor histidine kinase; this encodes MTIGLLIAGVGTMTVVRQSLLDGTDRDLQYALATYDDLEVSGLDLRSGECQLDGIPATYYLAVLDANGEVLCRTSPGGELAPGLPRLEGVTLAYVASTTEPFSAPSHNGESSWRVDVLPVLSDDEGRLATLVVAVGLDRVENTWRGFVIVFAGFALLAILLGAAFTRVLVDTALRQLRTVAQVAERFADGDYETRLDAGDPRTEVGSLRQSLNGMLSRVETALEERDESVTQMRQFVGDASHELRTPLVSVRGYAELYRMGAIQRPEDVASAMDRIEREAKRMGSLVEDLLTLARLDERRPLQLKPLDLVPLVNDAVNDARVSAQDRTFQTLAIDPDAQTAVDPSAAPAELFAPPPVAPPAVVLADENSMRQVIANIVGNALRYTDEGSPIELGVGVSWRRREAIVHVIDHGEGVPPSLRRKIFQRFYRADKSRARDTGGSGLGLAIVQGIVAAHGGRIDVIETPGGGATFRIAIPLADDHALLELTERIRPDQPVSTTTPPQRQRRDRGASTPDA
- a CDS encoding WXG100 family type VII secretion target, which codes for MSRYVVDSDAIDSARAAAHATVGRIQTDVAALLGQLQALEGSWTGGASVAFQGVVVTWRGTQMNVEESLRQITIALQQAGRQYADVESANTRLFAA
- the groL gene encoding chaperonin GroEL (60 kDa chaperone family; promotes refolding of misfolded polypeptides especially under stressful conditions; forms two stacked rings of heptamers to form a barrel-shaped 14mer; ends can be capped by GroES; misfolded proteins enter the barrel where they are refolded when GroES binds), whose translation is MAKMIAFDEEARRGLERGLNTLADAVRVTLGPRGRNVVLEKKWGAPTITNDGVSIAKEIELDDPFEKIGAELVKEVAKKTDDVAGDGTTTATVLAQALVREGLRNVAAGADPISLKRGIEKATAAVSEQLVNHAKEIETTDEIAATASISAADPEIGRLIAEAIDKVGKEGVVTVEESNTYGTELELTEGMRFDKGFLSQYFVTDPDRQETVFEDAYVLIANQKISAIKDLLPIVDQVIQAGKQLVIIAEDVDGEALATLVVNKIRGIFKSVAVKAPGFGDRRKAQLADIAILTGGEVISEELGLKLEGVQLAQLGRARKVVITKDETTIVEGAGDAEAIAGRVRQIRSEIEATDSDYDREKLQERLAKLAGGVAVIKAGAATEVELKERKHRIEDAVRNAKAAVEEGIVAGGGVALIQAGKAAFETLELQGDEATGANIVRVAIDAPLKQIALNAGLEPGVVAEKVRSLEPGWGLNAATGEYVDMLAAGIADPVKVTRSALQNASSIAGLFLTTEAVVADKPEKNPMPAGDPTGGMDF